The Pseudomonas sp. SCA2728.1_7 DNA segment ACAACACATAGCGCAAGGCCCAGGCCAGCATGCCGACCAGTAAGGCAATCTTGATGCCGAAACGCTGGATGAACAGGGGTAGCAGAAGCATGAACAGCACTTCGGAGACCTGACCGAGGGCCATCTTCGCAGTGGGGTTGGTGACACCGATTTCAGCCAGAAACGGATTGGCATTCTGGTAATAGAACGCCAGAGGAATGCAGATCAGGATGGACGCGAGAAAGAACACCAGATAGCTGCGATCCTTGAGCAGGCCCAACGCGTCCGCCCCCAGCATCTGTTTGATGCCTGGCGCATCGGCGGTGGATTTCAACGGTGCGGTTTTCGGCAGGCTGAAGCTGTAGAGCCCCAACACCAGCGAGGCCACGGCAGACATGAGGAATGTGTTGCGCAAACCGCCGGCGGCGATCGCCTGTTGAGCGTCCCAGGCAAAGCCGAAGCTGATCACGATGCCGGCGACGATCCAGCCAACGGTGCCCCACACGCGGATGCGGGAAAACTCCCGGGCCGGGTCTTTGATCTGTCGGAAGGCTACCGCGTTTACCAAGGCCAGTGTCGGCATGTAGACCAGCATGTAGGCCAGCACATAGGGATAAAACGCGCTGAAATCAGTTGCCCGATAAAGCTGAAAGAGCAGCACCGCGCCCAGCAGGTGCAACACCGCCAGAATGCGTTCGGCATTGAAAAATCGATCTGCAACAAGCCCAACGACAAACGGCGCAATGATCGCGCCCCACGACTGCGTGGAGAACGCCATACCCACCTGGCCGCCGCTTGCTGCAAGTGTCGTGGTGAGAAAGGTGCCGAGGGTGACGAACCAGCCGCCCCAGATAAAAAACTGCAGAAACATCATGACGCTGAGTCGCGCATTCATTACGTTCATTTCAATCACCGTATTATTTTTATGTCGGTAACAGCGTGGTAATCAGCGTTCGCCAAGGCCCAGCAGACGCCGGTTGGATTGCTCGTCAGCGCTCACACCGGCGAAATCGTCGAATGCCTTGCGGGTTCGGGTGATTATGTGTCGTTCGATGAAGGCCGCCCCTTCGGCAGCGCCTTGTGCCGCGTCTTTCAGGCAGCATTCCCACTCCAGCACGGCCCAGCCGTTGAAGTCGTATTGAGTCAGTTTGCTGAAGATCGCCTTGAAGTCGATCTGGCCATCGCCCAGTGAACGAAACCGGCCCGGGCGATCAACCCAACCCTGATAGCCGCCGTAGACGCCGGATCGCGCGTCGGCGTGAAACTCCGCGTCCTTGACGTGGAACATGCGGATGCGCGCGTGGTAGCGATCGATGAAGCCCAGGTAGTCCATTTGCTGCAGCAACAGATGACTCGGGTCATACAGAATCGCCGCGCGTGGATGATGATTCACCGCTTCGAGGAATTGCTCGAAAGAGGCGCCATCGTGCAAGTCTTCGCCAGGGTGGATCTCGTAGCAGAGGTCGACACCGGCCTCATCGAAGCACTCGAGGATCGGCAACCAGCGTTTTGCCAATTCGGCAAAGCCCTGTTCCACCAGACCCGCAGGACGCTGCGGCCACGGGTAGACGTACGGCCAGAGCAGGGCGCCGGAAAAGGTCGCGTGGGCGGTCAGCCCCAAGCGCTGACTGGCGCGTGCCGCGAGTTTCAACTGGTTGATCGCCCATTCGGTGCGTGCTTGCGGATTGCCACGCAGCGCTGCCGGGGCAAAGTCGTCGAAAAGCGCGTCGAACGCCGGATGCACCGCGACCAGTTGGCCTTGCAGGTGTGTCGACAGCTCGCTGATCACCACGCCGGCCTTGGCGCATACGGCGATGAGTTCGTCGCAGTAATCCTGACTGTCGGCGGCGCGTTCAAGGTCGATGAAGCGCGTGCCGAGGGTTGGCAACTGAATGGCTTTGTAGCCTTGAGAAGCGGCCCATTGCGCGATGTTGGCCAAGGTATCGAAAGGCGCTTCGTCGGCGATGAATTGGGCGAGAAAGATGCCGGGCCCGCGCATCCCGCTCGGGCGTTGTTGGTTAACGTTCATTGGCGGTTGCTCCATTGGCAAGGTCAGGTATTGCAGTCCATTTGGCTTCGCCACAATGATTGGCGATGGCGGTCTCGATGAAGGCCATGCCACGCAGCCCAGTGGCTATACCGGGAACGCCCGGTGCGTCAGGACCGCTCGCACCGTTGAAAATGGCCTGCGCGAGGTCACCGTAGAGATTGGCCATGGCCTCGAGGTAGCCTTCCGGGTGTCCGGCGGGCAAGCGCATGCGCCGCGTGGCGTTTGCGCACAGCCAAGGTTGACCAAGGCCCGAGCGCAGCACGCGCATCGGTTCATTCAAGGGTCGATGGATCAGACTGGCAGGCTCTTCCTGACGCCATTCCAGCCCGCCCTTGTCGCCATACAGACGAATCTTCAGCGGGTTTTCTTCGCCGGCGCACACTTGGCTGGCGATCAATACGCCGCTGGCGCCGTCGGCCATTTTGAACAGCATCGAGGCGTCGTCATCCAGTTGGCGACTGCTCAAATGTGACCCGAGCATCGCGCTGATGAACTGGATGGGTTGACCGGCGACAAACTCCGCGAGGGAAAACGCGTGCGTGCCGATGTCACCGATGCAGCCACCGATGCCGGATTGTTCAGGATTGTCGCGCCAGCCCGCCTGTTTGTTGCCTTCGCCAGCCACATCGCTGCTGAGCCAGCCTTGCGGGTATTCGACGAGGACTTTGCGCAGCCGCCCGATTTCACCGCTGGCGACCATCTCGCGTGCCTGCCAGACCATCGCGTACCCCAGGTAGGTATGTGCCAAGGCGTAGATCCGCTGGCTGTTGTTGACCACGCGGGCCAAGTCCTGCACTTGCGCCAGATTGAGCGCTGCAGGCTTTTCACTGAACACATGGAAACCCGCACTCAGTGCTGCACTGGCGATAGGGGCGTGCAGGTGATTGGGCGTGACGATCACCAGCAGTTCCATGCGCTGATCGGTCGGCAGTGCGTGTTCGGCGGCCAGCATGTCTTGCCAGGCGTCATAGCAGCGTTGCGCAGGCAGCCCAAGCGCCGCACCACTGCGTTGATTGTTGTGGGCGTCGCGGCTGAACGCACCGCAGACCAGTTCGAAGCGTCCATCGAGGCCGGCGGCTTGCCGGTGTGCCTGGGCGATGAAGGCGCCTTCACCACCGCCGACGAAGCCCATTCTTATTTTTCGACCTGCAGCAATCATGGCAATTGTCTCAGTGAATTCATGCGGAACATTGATGATGTAACCGGTTACATCGTCGGCGAAATCTAGGCCTGAAATCAGCGAGTGTCAAACCGTGTCTGACGAATGCCAACGTTTCGGCGCGTGACGCTGTGCGGTAAGCTCGACGGCCAATTTGATTGAAAGAGCGAGGCAGTCTTGTCCAATATCCGCGAAGTGGCACGGCTGGCGGGTGTCTCGGTGGCAACGGTGTCGAGAACATTGAAGTCCCCCGAGCGGGTGCTGCCCGATACCCGCGAGCGGGTCATGGCCGCCGTCCAGCAAACCGGCTATCGACCGAATTTGATGGCGGTGCAGTTTCGCTCGCGTAGAACGGGAAACCTGGTGATTCTGGTCCCGACCATTGCCAACACCTTTTTCGCCAGAGTGATCAGCGGCGCACAAAAAGCCGCGCAGGCCGCCGGTTACCGGTTGCTGTTGTGCGACACCCAGGGCCAGGCATCGCTTGAGCGCCAGTTCGCTGATCTGGTGCACGCCCATCAAGCCGATGGCGTCATTCAGTTGCGCGCCTATGATCCCTTCGAAGAATCTGCCGCCGAGCCTGCACTGGCCCCGATCGTCAATGCCTGCGAAGTCATCCGGCACGGACGGCATCCAACGATCAGTCTGGATAACGTTGCGGCGGCGAAAGCCATGACCGAGTACCTGATCGCGATGGGGCATCAGCGTATCGGACTGATCAAAGGACCCAAAGGCAGCCCGCTCACGCGTGATCGTCTGGCGGGGTATGAGGCGGCCCTGCGCGATGCCGGTCTCGCGCTGGATCACACGCTTATCTGTCACGGCGATTTCACGCTCGACGCGGGCTATTCGGGTGCCGGCAAACTGCTCGCGCTCGACAGCCGACCGAGCGCGCTATTTTGTGAAAATGACGAAATGGCCATCGGCGCGCTCAAGCGCATCAAAGAGCAGGGGCTGCGCGTGCCGGAGGATATTTCTCTCGCCGGATTCGACGATATTCCAATGGCCGCGTACTGCGATCCACCGCTGACGACCATTGCCCAACCCGCCGAAATGTTCGGCGAGAAAGCCGTGGAAATGCTGATTGCGCTGATCGAGAAACAGCCGTTGCCGCAACGGCATGTGGTATTGCCGTTCGCATTAACCAAGCGCGACAGCACGGCGCGGGTTGATCAAGCGGGTAGCTGAACCACTGAATTCCAAGCCGACGCAACCAAGCGATAGCACGAGCAAAAAAAACCTGTGGCGAGGGCGCTTGCTCCCTCGCCACAGTCATGGTGGATCCTAATAGCTCTGAAAAAAACAGGCGACTATCGAACCGCGTAAACCTTGCGCACATAGCGCGTACTCTTCCACGCGCAGAATGCGCCGCGCGGTACGAACACGCTGTCGCCGGTATCGACCATAACGCTCGATCCGTCCGGCGCGAGTAATGCCACGCTGCCCTCGATCAGGTGCATCAACTCATTGAGTGGGTGTGCTCGGCCGCGGCGTTCGTAGGGCGTCGAATCCCACACACCGACACGCAGATCGGTTACCGGATCTTCGAAGGCATTGCGGGAGCGGCATTGTGGTGTCGCGCCAATCAGAATCTGTTCTGGTGGCGCCGCCGACGGCGATAGCATCGCCAACGGATCGAGGCCGGTGAGGCCGGGTGTCGGGGTGTCAGTGGTCATCGCACAGAAAGCCCATTGCGTTCCGACCTGAGCCTCTATTCGCAGCGAGGTGCCACGGCCGATCACTGCGCTGCTGCCGACAGTCAATGCCAATGTCTGTTCGCCGGCTTTCAGCCGCACGTGCCCGGCATGCACGACAATAGTTTCGGTGTGCGCAAAGTCCTCGATTTCCATCGACTCGCCAACCTCAACGATGCCTGCACTGATGCCGTCAGCACCGTGCCAAGCGACGCGTCGGCCGGCGGCAAAAGGATCTCTGGCGCTCAACGCCATCTGTTCGAAAGACGTAGCGATGCGGCCACCGTCGGCGCGAGCCAACAGCAGAACAGTAGGTTGCGACATACGAAGAACACTCCATTAGAAAACGTTGAGGCATTGCAACAGCGCAATCAACCGATGGCTTGGGTAACCAGAGCAAACTGGCGCATCCCATTGGCGGCCGCAGGAGGCGTGCCCCGGGCCATTTGCGCGACGGTGTCGATCTGCTTGAGTCCGGCTGTTTCCAGCCATTCGGCGAGGCCACAATCGGCCGGAATGTCGATGCGCACAAAGGCGTCCAGCACTTGGTTCAACAATGTGCCGATCAAGTACTCTGCTTGTTCGAGGTTTTCAGCAACCACCGGGCCTATGCAGCGGCCGCGTCCGAACGGGCGCATCAGCGCGAAGGCGCGTAACTGGCCGTCGCGGTGAATGCCGACGGACTGTTCCACCACCGGCGCCAGGTCGTCCAGCACCGCGCGCCGATCCAGACCGCTGGCAGCGTTCGCCAGCGTCACCAGTTGTTGCTGATCCGCAGCCGTCAGCGCACGACATGCTTCGCCCTCGGCCAGCGCGGTCAGCGCCGGTGCGTGCGCCTGGCCCTGATGTTGCTGGATCCTGCCAAACTCGACAAAGCCCTGACTGGCATACAGCGGCGCACCGGCGAGGGTCGCATTCAACATGGGCGTTCGCGCCTGGCAGGCATCGAGGGCTTGCTCCATCAACTGGCGTCCGATGCCTTTGCCCTGGTAGTCGTCGCTGACGATGACCAGCCCGATGGTGGCGAAATCACCTTGCGGGCAGGCGAATGCCGTACCGATCAACCGTTCGCCATCAAGCACGACGAAACCGGCACTGACCCGTTGCAGCATCGCCCAGTCGTCCAGTCGATGCGGCCATTTCAACTGAACGGACAAGGCATGGGCGGCGCAGAGATCGGCGGCGGTCATCGGGCGATAAACATAAGCGGACGGGTGTGAGGCGGACATGGCGAGTCTCCGTTGAACAATGTGCGCGAGCGCCCGGTTTTGCGGCGCGATGGTGCCTGTATCCCATCTGTGTGCAGCGCTGACAAGGGGCGATCGCGCATTCGGCAGATTCGGCGAGACGATGCCCGCAAGACCACACTTACTACTTATTTGCACGGCAAGGTCGGCAGCAAATGCTTGGGCTTTTTTTCTACGATGGAGGCCTGAGTAATGACTCGCCGGCCCCTCTTCTGGAGTGCTCCATGAATAGCTTCGATCCCCGCCTTATCGCTGTTCGCAGCGCCCACTTCATTGACGGTCAATACCGCGATGCGCATTCAGGGCTGGAAGTGGTTCGCCCCTCCGACGGCCAGGTTTATGCCGAACTGCCGGTGGCGGATGCCGACCTGGTGGACGAAGCCGTCAATAATGCCTGGCAGGCCTTCAATCGCAGCGACTGGGCCAGCCGTCCACCGCGCGAGCGGGCGCGGGTGATGCGGCGCTGGGCGGATCTGATTGAGGCGGACGCGGAGATTCTTGCGCCTCTGGAAGCTGTCGGCTCAACCCGCCCGCACAAAGATGTGATCGCCTGGGATATTCCCTATGTGGCCGAAGGCATTCGTTTTTTTTGCCGAGCTGGCGGATAAGCATGGCGGTCAGGTCGCCGCCACCCAGACTGATCGCCTGGGCATGCAGATTGCTGAACCCTACGGGGTGATCGCCGCCATTGCGCCATGGAATTTTCCGCTGAGCATGGCGTCCTGGAAGGTCGCGCCAGCCTTGGCTGCGGGCAATGCCGTGGTGCTCAAACCTTCAGAGCTGACGCCGTTCTCCAGTCTGCGCTTTGCTGAACTGGCGTTGCTCGCGGGGCTGCCGGCCGGCATCTTCAACGTCGTGCAGGGGGATGGTCGTGTGACGGGCGACGCGCTGTGCCGGCATCCGCGTGTGGGTAAAGTGACGTTCACCGGCTCCACGGCAACCGGTTCGAGCATCATGTCGACGTGCGCACTGGTCGGGCCCAAACCGGTCACACTGGAACTCGGTGGCAAAAGTCCACAATTGGTCTTCGCCGATATCCCCGACATTGCCAAAACCGCGCGCACCGTGGCCTTGGCAATTACCGGTAACGCTGGCCAGGTGTGCGTCTCTGGCTCACGGCTGTTGATTGAGCGCTCGATCATGGAACCCTTCCTGGCGCACTTGCAGGCTTACTTCGAGACGCTGCGTCCCGGCCCTACCTGGTCGTCGCAAAGCACGCTGTCACCGATCATTTCGCGCCTGCAGGCCAGTCGTATAGATGGCATCGTCCAGCGTTCGCGCCAGGCCGGTGCCGAGGTGTTGACCGGCGGCGGGCTGTTTGAAGAGATGGGCGGTGCTTACTATCAACCGACGTTGCTGACCGGGGTCGACAATCAGAATCCGGCGGTCTGCGAAGAGATCTTCGGGCCAGTGCTGACGGTGCAGGCGTTCGATGACGAGGAGCAGGCACTCAGTCTGGCTGCGCACGCCACTTACGGTCTGGCCGCGGGCGTACACACCGCCGATATCAATCGCGCCTTGCGCCTGGTGCGCAAACTGGAGGCGGGGACGGTGTGGGTCAACCGTTACGGGCGCAGTAACGATTACATCCTGCCCACAGGTGGCTATAAACGCTCCGGTATCGGCAAGGACCTGGGGCGCGAAGCGTTCGAGGCCAATCTGCGCTTCAAGAGTGTGCTGATCGACATTGTTCAGTAATGCCGATCAAACCGTGGGAGCGAGTTTGCTCGCGAAGCGGGCGTCTGAGGCGACATTGATGTTGCCTGACACAGCGCTTTGCGAGCAGGTTCGCGCTCGCAGAGATCGGGTCATCCAGTGGCATCAGTAACGCTTGCATCAGCCGCCAAACGGGCGCGTCCTTAGGGACGCGCCCGTTTTCGTTTTGCGCGGCGCAGTTTCTGCGGTGAATGCCGCAAAACCAGCGCGCACACAGCCAAAGGAGGTCCATAAGGGCGCACAAATACAGGGTTTGCCCAACGCTGGAGCGAGCCGCAAAGTCTGCTGAGGCAGGTGGCCAAAACGGTGGTTTGTATCGAGCAGAGGTCGCTTTTAACGCCATCTGCTGAATTCACAGTGTTGTAATGACGGTGTGCTGCAGCGTTGCATCACCGCTTGCCAATCAAGCGAATGCTGGCCGCGCCATGACCTCAACGAACTTCAGGATCGCACCCAATGAGCTTTCTTCGTCCCAAATTCATTACGTTCGACTGCTACGGTACGCTGACCAATTTCCACATGGGCACCATGACGCGCGAACTCTTCGCCGATCGCGTGCCAGCGGAGCAGATGGACCAGTTCGTCAAGGATTTCTCGGCTTATCGCCTGGATCAGGTCATGGGCGACTGGATGCCTTACGACGAGATTCTCAAGACAGCACTGGCGCGTACCTGCAAGCGTTGGGGCGTCGAGTACCGCGACGAAGGTCAGCTGTACTACGACGCTGTGCCAACCTGGGGCCCACACGCGGATGTGCCGGCCGGTCTGTCGAAAATTGCCGACAAGATCCCGCTGGTGATTTTTTCCAACGCCAGCGACAGCCAGATCATGTCCAACGTCGACAAAC contains these protein-coding regions:
- a CDS encoding GNAT family N-acetyltransferase — protein: MSASHPSAYVYRPMTAADLCAAHALSVQLKWPHRLDDWAMLQRVSAGFVVLDGERLIGTAFACPQGDFATIGLVIVSDDYQGKGIGRQLMEQALDACQARTPMLNATLAGAPLYASQGFVEFGRIQQHQGQAHAPALTALAEGEACRALTAADQQQLVTLANAASGLDRRAVLDDLAPVVEQSVGIHRDGQLRAFALMRPFGRGRCIGPVVAENLEQAEYLIGTLLNQVLDAFVRIDIPADCGLAEWLETAGLKQIDTVAQMARGTPPAAANGMRQFALVTQAIG
- a CDS encoding nucleoside permease, translating into MNVMNARLSVMMFLQFFIWGGWFVTLGTFLTTTLAASGGQVGMAFSTQSWGAIIAPFVVGLVADRFFNAERILAVLHLLGAVLLFQLYRATDFSAFYPYVLAYMLVYMPTLALVNAVAFRQIKDPAREFSRIRVWGTVGWIVAGIVISFGFAWDAQQAIAAGGLRNTFLMSAVASLVLGLYSFSLPKTAPLKSTADAPGIKQMLGADALGLLKDRSYLVFFLASILICIPLAFYYQNANPFLAEIGVTNPTAKMALGQVSEVLFMLLLPLFIQRFGIKIALLVGMLAWALRYVLFAYGNNGDQAFMLLIGIALHGVCYDFFFVCGQIYTDAKAPERFRSSAQGLITLATYGVGMLIGFWVAGQITDHFTAQNGHDWRSIWLFPAGFSVVVLLCFALAFKGRGGEKEGMPSTV
- a CDS encoding sugar phosphate isomerase/epimerase family protein, which codes for MNVNQQRPSGMRGPGIFLAQFIADEAPFDTLANIAQWAASQGYKAIQLPTLGTRFIDLERAADSQDYCDELIAVCAKAGVVISELSTHLQGQLVAVHPAFDALFDDFAPAALRGNPQARTEWAINQLKLAARASQRLGLTAHATFSGALLWPYVYPWPQRPAGLVEQGFAELAKRWLPILECFDEAGVDLCYEIHPGEDLHDGASFEQFLEAVNHHPRAAILYDPSHLLLQQMDYLGFIDRYHARIRMFHVKDAEFHADARSGVYGGYQGWVDRPGRFRSLGDGQIDFKAIFSKLTQYDFNGWAVLEWECCLKDAAQGAAEGAAFIERHIITRTRKAFDDFAGVSADEQSNRRLLGLGER
- a CDS encoding cupin domain-containing protein, which translates into the protein MSQPTVLLLARADGGRIATSFEQMALSARDPFAAGRRVAWHGADGISAGIVEVGESMEIEDFAHTETIVVHAGHVRLKAGEQTLALTVGSSAVIGRGTSLRIEAQVGTQWAFCAMTTDTPTPGLTGLDPLAMLSPSAAPPEQILIGATPQCRSRNAFEDPVTDLRVGVWDSTPYERRGRAHPLNELMHLIEGSVALLAPDGSSVMVDTGDSVFVPRGAFCAWKSTRYVRKVYAVR
- a CDS encoding Gfo/Idh/MocA family oxidoreductase is translated as MIAAGRKIRMGFVGGGEGAFIAQAHRQAAGLDGRFELVCGAFSRDAHNNQRSGAALGLPAQRCYDAWQDMLAAEHALPTDQRMELLVIVTPNHLHAPIASAALSAGFHVFSEKPAALNLAQVQDLARVVNNSQRIYALAHTYLGYAMVWQAREMVASGEIGRLRKVLVEYPQGWLSSDVAGEGNKQAGWRDNPEQSGIGGCIGDIGTHAFSLAEFVAGQPIQFISAMLGSHLSSRQLDDDASMLFKMADGASGVLIASQVCAGEENPLKIRLYGDKGGLEWRQEEPASLIHRPLNEPMRVLRSGLGQPWLCANATRRMRLPAGHPEGYLEAMANLYGDLAQAIFNGASGPDAPGVPGIATGLRGMAFIETAIANHCGEAKWTAIPDLANGATANER
- a CDS encoding LacI family DNA-binding transcriptional regulator; this encodes MSNIREVARLAGVSVATVSRTLKSPERVLPDTRERVMAAVQQTGYRPNLMAVQFRSRRTGNLVILVPTIANTFFARVISGAQKAAQAAGYRLLLCDTQGQASLERQFADLVHAHQADGVIQLRAYDPFEESAAEPALAPIVNACEVIRHGRHPTISLDNVAAAKAMTEYLIAMGHQRIGLIKGPKGSPLTRDRLAGYEAALRDAGLALDHTLICHGDFTLDAGYSGAGKLLALDSRPSALFCENDEMAIGALKRIKEQGLRVPEDISLAGFDDIPMAAYCDPPLTTIAQPAEMFGEKAVEMLIALIEKQPLPQRHVVLPFALTKRDSTARVDQAGS
- a CDS encoding haloacid dehalogenase type II — translated: MSFLRPKFITFDCYGTLTNFHMGTMTRELFADRVPAEQMDQFVKDFSAYRLDQVMGDWMPYDEILKTALARTCKRWGVEYRDEGQLYYDAVPTWGPHADVPAGLSKIADKIPLVIFSNASDSQIMSNVDKLGAPFHKVFTAEQAQAYKPRLAAFEFMLDNLGCGPEDILHVSSSFRYDLMPAHDMKIKNKAFVARGHEVPGNAFYGYQQITDIGGLPALVGL